A part of Leptospira wolffii serovar Khorat str. Khorat-H2 genomic DNA contains:
- a CDS encoding Gfo/Idh/MocA family protein: MQKSSVVLVGLGRIASSLEKDPYRQKPCTHAGVIFSPWGKKRFLFAGGIDPNPEKRNRFLAQWKLRPEFVGSSPSGLKLINRIPDLAVIATPTESHYRDAMEWIEAGTKNLLIEKPVCETYLQAKDLERTSRKKGVRIWVNHERRYHPKYAWAKQVLDSGKYGPIRIIRASVLTSALSPGSAYKGRTGPLFHDGTHAVDLIHWILGRPDRIRSVLHRRKGIPIEDRALALLEYKGGPVVFLEAGGARSYFQFEVDIMTEKARILLSNDGSVLFESKPSRRYKGFNSLTEVSFPKKFSLGSNPFQNLYASVGQVLQGQSERITGDISENLEIMELLDKIKRKAEVRTIGEK, translated from the coding sequence ATGCAAAAATCCTCGGTCGTCCTAGTCGGTCTGGGAAGAATCGCTTCTTCTTTGGAAAAAGACCCTTATAGACAGAAGCCATGCACCCACGCCGGTGTGATCTTTTCTCCTTGGGGAAAGAAAAGATTTCTTTTTGCCGGCGGCATCGATCCCAATCCTGAAAAGAGAAATCGATTCCTGGCCCAATGGAAATTGCGTCCGGAATTCGTAGGATCTTCTCCTTCCGGATTGAAGCTAATAAATCGGATACCCGATTTAGCGGTCATCGCTACTCCCACCGAATCCCATTACCGGGACGCGATGGAATGGATAGAGGCGGGAACGAAGAACCTTCTCATCGAGAAACCGGTTTGCGAAACCTATCTACAGGCCAAGGATCTGGAACGTACTTCTCGTAAGAAAGGAGTCCGGATTTGGGTGAATCACGAGAGAAGGTATCATCCAAAATATGCTTGGGCTAAACAGGTTTTGGATTCGGGAAAATACGGACCGATCCGGATAATACGAGCCTCCGTCCTAACGTCCGCTCTCTCCCCGGGTAGTGCCTATAAGGGAAGGACCGGCCCCTTATTCCATGACGGAACTCATGCCGTGGATTTGATTCATTGGATTCTAGGCAGACCGGATCGAATTCGATCCGTGCTCCATAGACGTAAGGGGATCCCTATCGAAGATAGGGCCCTAGCTTTATTGGAATACAAGGGTGGACCCGTCGTATTTCTGGAGGCGGGGGGAGCCAGGTCTTACTTTCAATTCGAAGTGGATATTATGACGGAAAAGGCAAGGATTCTGCTTTCTAACGATGGAAGCGTTCTATTTGAATCCAAGCCCTCCCGGCGTTATAAGGGATTTAATAGTTTGACGGAAGTCTCATTTCCCAAAAAATTTAGCCTCGGATCGAACCCTTTCCAGAACCTTTACGCCTCAGTCGGGCAAGTATTGCAGGGTCAGTCCGAGAGAATCACGGGAGATATATCGGAAAATTTGGAAATTATGGAACTGCTGGATAAGATTAAAAGAAAGGCCGAAGTCA